The Mauremys mutica isolate MM-2020 ecotype Southern chromosome 1, ASM2049712v1, whole genome shotgun sequence genome has a segment encoding these proteins:
- the P2RY2 gene encoding P2Y purinoceptor 2 isoform X2 yields the protein MENFMVLRSGNTSANSSTADCSVEDNTYKCKFDEEFKYILLPVSYGIVCVVGLCLNLLVLYVFLFRIKTWNASTTYMFNLAVSDTLYVVSLPLLVYYYAKGDNWPFSVGLCKIVRFLFYTNLYCSILFLLCISVHRFLGICFPLKSLQWGRVRYARRVSGVVWLVIITCQSPVLFFVTTSVRCETITCHDTSSKELFGQFVIYSSVMLVLLFCIPFLAIIVCYCLMARRLLQPTRGTSKRSRSKKKSVKMIIVVLVVFIICFLPFHITRTLYYSFRSWDLSCGTLNAINLAYKVTRPLASTNSCLDPILYFLVGQRFVKFKGNKMPVKTPNQTALKVTPTSNTGTSSNLDMIAKM from the coding sequence ATGGAGAACTTCATGGTTCTGCGCTCCGGGAACACGAGCGCCAACTCATCCACTGCCGACTGCAGCGTGGAAGACAACACGTACAAGTGCAAATTCGACGAGGAGTTCAAGTACATTCTGCTGCCCGTCTCCTATGGCATCGTGTGCGTGGTGGGGCTATGCCTCAACCTGCTGGTCCTCTACGTCTTCCTCTTCAGGATCAAGACCTGGAACGCCTCCACCACGTACATGTTCAACCTGGCCGTGTCTGACACACTCTACGTGGTTTCCCTGCCTTTGCTGGTGTATTATTACGCCAAGGGGGATAACTGGCCCTTCAGTGTGGGCTTGTGTAAAATAGTCCGTTTCCTGTTCTACACCAACCTctactgcagcatcctcttcctGCTCTGCATCAGTGTCCACCGTTTCCTGGGCATCTGCTTCCCGCTGAAGTCGCTGCAGTGGGGCCGCGTCCGCTACGCACGGAGGGTGTCGGGGGTGGTCTGGTTGGTCATAATCACGTGCCAGTCGCCGGTGCTCTTCTTCGTCACCACCAGCGTGAGGTGCGAGACCATCACCTGCCACGACACATCGAGCAAGGAGCTCTTCGGCCAGTTCGTCATCTACAGCTCGGTGatgctggtgctgctgttctgcatCCCTTTCCTGGCCATCATTGTGTGCTACTGCCTGATGGCTCGGAGGCTGCTGCAACCCACCCGGGGCACCTCCAAGAGGTCCAGGTCCAAAAAGAAGTCAGTCAAGATGATCATTGTTGTCCTGGTGGTCTTCATCATCTGCTTCCTTCCTTTCCACATCACTCGCACCTTGTACTACTCCTTCCGGAGCTGGGACCTTAGCTGCGGGACCCTCAATGCCATTAACTTAGCCTACAAAGTAACCAGGCCCTTAGCTAGCACCAACAGCTGCCTGGATCCCATTTTGTACTTCTTAGTAGGCCAAAGGTTTGTGAAGTTCAAGGGCAACAAAATGCCAGTGAAAACTCCAAACCAAACAGCCCTGAAGGTAACTCCCACCAGCAACACGGGGACCAGCAGCAACCTAGATATGATAGCCAAAATGTGA
- the P2RY2 gene encoding P2Y purinoceptor 2 isoform X1 yields the protein MASIQNNSYLSRAMENFMVLRSGNTSANSSTADCSVEDNTYKCKFDEEFKYILLPVSYGIVCVVGLCLNLLVLYVFLFRIKTWNASTTYMFNLAVSDTLYVVSLPLLVYYYAKGDNWPFSVGLCKIVRFLFYTNLYCSILFLLCISVHRFLGICFPLKSLQWGRVRYARRVSGVVWLVIITCQSPVLFFVTTSVRCETITCHDTSSKELFGQFVIYSSVMLVLLFCIPFLAIIVCYCLMARRLLQPTRGTSKRSRSKKKSVKMIIVVLVVFIICFLPFHITRTLYYSFRSWDLSCGTLNAINLAYKVTRPLASTNSCLDPILYFLVGQRFVKFKGNKMPVKTPNQTALKVTPTSNTGTSSNLDMIAKM from the coding sequence GGCAATGGAGAACTTCATGGTTCTGCGCTCCGGGAACACGAGCGCCAACTCATCCACTGCCGACTGCAGCGTGGAAGACAACACGTACAAGTGCAAATTCGACGAGGAGTTCAAGTACATTCTGCTGCCCGTCTCCTATGGCATCGTGTGCGTGGTGGGGCTATGCCTCAACCTGCTGGTCCTCTACGTCTTCCTCTTCAGGATCAAGACCTGGAACGCCTCCACCACGTACATGTTCAACCTGGCCGTGTCTGACACACTCTACGTGGTTTCCCTGCCTTTGCTGGTGTATTATTACGCCAAGGGGGATAACTGGCCCTTCAGTGTGGGCTTGTGTAAAATAGTCCGTTTCCTGTTCTACACCAACCTctactgcagcatcctcttcctGCTCTGCATCAGTGTCCACCGTTTCCTGGGCATCTGCTTCCCGCTGAAGTCGCTGCAGTGGGGCCGCGTCCGCTACGCACGGAGGGTGTCGGGGGTGGTCTGGTTGGTCATAATCACGTGCCAGTCGCCGGTGCTCTTCTTCGTCACCACCAGCGTGAGGTGCGAGACCATCACCTGCCACGACACATCGAGCAAGGAGCTCTTCGGCCAGTTCGTCATCTACAGCTCGGTGatgctggtgctgctgttctgcatCCCTTTCCTGGCCATCATTGTGTGCTACTGCCTGATGGCTCGGAGGCTGCTGCAACCCACCCGGGGCACCTCCAAGAGGTCCAGGTCCAAAAAGAAGTCAGTCAAGATGATCATTGTTGTCCTGGTGGTCTTCATCATCTGCTTCCTTCCTTTCCACATCACTCGCACCTTGTACTACTCCTTCCGGAGCTGGGACCTTAGCTGCGGGACCCTCAATGCCATTAACTTAGCCTACAAAGTAACCAGGCCCTTAGCTAGCACCAACAGCTGCCTGGATCCCATTTTGTACTTCTTAGTAGGCCAAAGGTTTGTGAAGTTCAAGGGCAACAAAATGCCAGTGAAAACTCCAAACCAAACAGCCCTGAAGGTAACTCCCACCAGCAACACGGGGACCAGCAGCAACCTAGATATGATAGCCAAAATGTGA